From the genome of Eublepharis macularius isolate TG4126 chromosome 4, MPM_Emac_v1.0, whole genome shotgun sequence:
CTCACAGTGGCTGTCAGGTGCTGACTGGGGAGGCACTCTGGGGGAGGCCACACAGCCCTCAGACGGCAACAGATCTGAACCCCTCATCCCATGGCACACCCAGAGCCAACAAGCTCCCCTCTTTTCCATCCCTGCACCCATGTAGGTACGCAATGCTGGGTAAAAGCGAATGCTATGCAGGTTTGCAAAATGCAGAATACTGGGAACAGAAAGGGCTGCAAGAGTGCAAACAGAAGGGCCCTGGAGATCAGCGTCCTGCTCTTGGATTCAGGAGAACGAGCATCTGTCACAGCGTTCTTGTAAGACCATCATCCGGTCTTTCAGGTCACCATCGGTGTACAAGGGGGGGCAAGAGCACTACTCTGTCCTCCGAGTGTTGAGATGCTCAGACACTAAGCTGACGGGAACTAAAGAGAGGTATGTTATATACCCTACAAAGTACGTTCTATCAGCCTTCTCTCTGTCCCCAATAAATACACATTAATATCAGGATGACAATGATGGAGAGGAATTTGGAAGTCCAAAAGTAGACAAATCTGATCAAAGAAATACCAGGAAGCTGgtgacaacccccctccccactaaTATGCCTACAGTTACCCATAGTTAGGAAGGAGTTTCTGTTTACAAGACAGGCAAACAAGAtattggcattgtagtccctgagACAGGAGGGGAGAGGGTTGTATTCCCTGGCTGTACAATAGCCCCATAGAGCAAAAAGGTAATGCAATTTACCTTGCCGGACAGAGATGTACCTGCCATTGGAGGCCATGAAAACTACTTGTGGGTGACTCTCTTCCAGATCAAAGAGTTCATCTTTGCCTGGCTTGGAGCTCCTGCCAGATTTGAGAGTGCCCGTAGGACCCATCGGTGCAAGGTATTTCCCATCACAATCCTTGAAGGCCAGTTTGCCTGCCTTGAACTCCAGTGTATAGCCAGAACGAAGGTCAGGCTCCTTGACCAGGGTGCCATCATTACGCAAGTAGCGATTGTCGCAGGTTCGCAGGCAATACTTCTTGTTCTGGAAGGTTAGTGTGATGAGGGAGTCCACACCCCAGGGAATGTTACTGTCGGTGGAGATCTCATCCTCTTGGGCACTGAGGTGTGCGTATCTTCTCCTGCTAACACTCAAGAGGTTTGCTTGGGGGTGGATGGCCAAGTGGACCGTCCAGAGCTCCGTTTCAGTGATGGTTTGGGCAAAGCAGGACAGCTTGTCTTCAGAGCCACCAAAGAAACGCTTGTGTGGTTCTGATTGAAGTGCCCAGCGCCCGTCCGACTGAGTGATACTAATAAAACGCTCATCGTTTCCCGGCTTCTCGGCTTCACATGTGATCTTGCCATCTTTGTCGGCTGATAGGTACCTACCTAGGTGGCTCTTCAAGAAGACCACAGAGCTGTCTCCGTCCTGCTCCAAGGTCCATATTTGCTTCCTTTTCAGGCTGGGTGCCGAGGCATTGACCTTGTAGCCAAAACTCTCGGCCGTCAGGTATCGATTATCACAGTTGATTAAGCCAAATTGGATCTTCAAGACTTGGTGGATCCCATTTGTTGGCATCTTCTGTCGGGAGAGCAAAGATCCCAAAGGATCAGGGCAAAAGTCTAGGTTTTTCCTAGTCCCTCCTAAGGTACAAAAATGTGTGCGTACATAGGTACACCCTCACAACAGAGAGATCTGGATTAGCACAAAATGAACCTTATACTTCAGTTAAAGCCACGGTGACGTGTCGCTGCCCCGGTTCCCAGTCCCTCCGTGCTGGCTCTTCCTTCATTTAATCTGCATCCCATAAAGCCAATCTTGTTTGGCTGTCTCTTCCCCCCTGCTGGCAGCACTGCTGCCTGCTGCACAACTCACActgatctcttcctcctcctcctcttctctcttctcTAGCATGGCAGAGGcggcgggatggggggggggagagaaagctcagAAAATGTACATGCTTAGGCGCCGCAGCCTTGCTTAATTAGCACAGCTAGGATTACAAAGCTCTCAATGAGCTGCCCGCCTCCTGTAACCAATAGTGGGGCTTCTGCGTAAGCCACAAAGAGAAGGGGGTTGACAGGCAACACAATGGTCTTTTGATGAGGCCTATTCTTCATGGTTAGCCTGCTTCTCTGTGTTTGTGGTGCTCTGTACTGTATCTATGTCTCTTGTGCCTTTGCAGTCTCAATAACGCCTTCCTCTCATGCATGATAGGTCCCCAGCTCCTTCGTGCCCCTATTGCCAAGGCGGAAAATTTGCTTGGCAACCCAATCtgcccccctctccctgctgaTTTCCCTGGTGGTGGAGTTATTCCCCCTTTTTGCTCCTGGGTAAAGTTCCAGGGCTCTCTGATTCCCTGTGCGGTAGGTCACCTCCAAGTTACACGCTTTCCCAGTCCAGCCTCTAATCTCCTTAACAATTAGCCAGGCATTTCTATTAGTGTAAACCTTTGATCCTTCTTTGGCCCCTTTGCCTCCATCTGTCCTGTAGCCCCAAATCCACAGTTCTATTAAAGGATAATTGCCAGGGCCCCTGCAACCGATGAGAGGGCACTGCCAAGAATCGAACCAGGGAAGGCAGGCAGCCAGGAACATGGAGCCAGGTCTGCTCCACTGAGGAACCATTGAGGGAGTGGAGTTTATTCATACACATTAGCCTAGAATCTGCTAAAGCAAAAATTGCCGACCGACAATGTGGAGGCTATCTTGAATAATTTAGCTCTCTTGTCTCATCATTGGCAGAAGCATGgcctcctttccctctcctgTCTAGACTTTGCAATCGATGTGTAAAATCCATCTTGGGTACCATTTAGCcaacatagaaaagagtccagtagcacctttaagactaaccaacttcattgtagcataagctttcgagagccacagctctctttgtcagatgcatgacaaaggttgcatctgacgaagagagctgtgattctcgaaagcttatgctacaatgaagttggttaatcttaaaggtgctactggactctttactattttgcaactacagactaactcctctgggaTCATTTAGCCAACCGAGGCAATCATACAAGACGGGTCCATTGATGAAAATACCAGTTGACAGTCAACAAAAACTGGGCTGGGGAAAATACAGAAGTAGGTGATGGAAGACCAAGTTATCTAACAAGAAGGAATGAGATTCAAAGTAAATCAGACCTGCTATAAGCGCCACCAATTCTATTCTTCCGTGACTAAGAAACGACGGGCGGCCACAGTGTGCATAGAAGCAATTCCCAGTGTAGGCCAGCAATTCCCAAACTTCCTGACATGTGGGACCCACATCTAGACCTACTGTACTTTTCAGGAACCAACTGCAAAGGAACTTGCTTCTCGCTCTCCAACATTAAATGCAAGATTCCCAACCTCTGCAATATGGAATACCCTTAAGAGGAGCCACGGTTAAGCACATCTGCCTGATGAGCCCGTTCTCCAAAACTCGTATTTATAAACATGAGAAAGCAGACCATATTTTATACTTTTAGACATAccatgaagcagggcttttttcagctggaacgtggtggaatggagttctggaacttcttgaaaatggtcacatggctggtggccccgccctctgatctccagacagaggggagttgagattgccttccgcgccgctcgatctaaactcccctctgtctggagatcaggggccagggccaccagccatgtgatcattttctccgagggcaacccactgagttccaccacctcttttcccagaaataaagccctgccATGAAGGTTAAGTTGTCTTGTGCTGAACCTGGGCAGGACTGTTTTGTTGTGTTTTAACCAACCCACCCCCCAATTAGAGCAGAGGGCAGCATACAAGATCcttccctctccattttattccaCTCCAACTGGGTGGTGGGTTGGGCGGGTTGAGGTGGAGTAATTAGCTCCATCATTGCAGCTCAGTTCTCTAACCCAGCTTCAGTTGCGATTTGGAAGGGGTCTTGGTCAGACCTCGCCAGCAGTGAGACTATGGGAGGTGAACGGCCCATTTCCTTCCATGTTGCCAGGGTTCACCTCGGTCAGAGAACCAGTATGGGGAGCACTCACTTTGCACTCGGTCCCTGGCTGGCTGaacctttttctccctttctgagAGAATGGAGAGGGGATGGCAGCCCAGGGCAAACCAGCTCCTCCCTCACATGGCTTTTTTCTGCCACTAACTCAGAGGAGATGGACCCAGAACCTCCACTCCCaacttgatagggttgccaggtccaggttgggaaattcctggagattttgggggtggagcctggaaagggcggggtttggggaggggaggggcctcagaatggtataaaaccgctctgagtgggcattaagtttccctgaagggcggtatataaatcgaatgttattattattattattattagaatggtataatgccatagagtccaccctccaaagcagccattttctccaggggaacttatctctgtcacctggagatccgttgtaattctgggagatctccagccagccacctggaggctggcaaccttacaacTTGACCCATTCCTTGTCCTCTCTCTTGGCCTTGCAACCCACTTGGGGTCGGGAACCCCCAACTCACATCTGGAGAGGCACTGATGTGGGTAATTCCAAGTGCAAAGGGGGGCACAGATGGATGAGGTTCACCAAGGGAAGTCCAGGGCTTGGATGAGCCTGAACGTCCAGGCCTCTATAAAAGAGAATTATACGGGCTCAAGAGGGCTTTCGCTAATTGTCTGCATAGCACATTTTGTGCAGGGATATCCTGGCGTATTATTTCCAGTCAATAagataaacaaaaac
Proteins encoded in this window:
- the FSCN2 gene encoding fascin-2 isoform X1, with translation MPTNGIHQVLKIQFGLINCDNRYLTAESFGYKVNASAPSLKRKQIWTLEQDGDSSVVFLKSHLGRYLSADKDGKITCEAEKPGNDERFISITQSDGRWALQSEPHKRFFGGSEDKLSCFAQTITETELWTVHLAIHPQANLLSVSRRRYAHLSAQEDEISTDSNIPWGVDSLITLTFQNKKYCLRTCDNRYLRNDGTLVKEPDLRSGYTLEFKAGKLAFKDCDGKYLAPMGPTGTLKSGRSSKPGKDELFDLEESHPQVVFMASNGRYISVRQGVNISANQDEETHHETFQMQIDKETKKCIFHSHTGNYWTLVSHGGIQATATEVSANTMFDIEWRGRRVALKAGNGKYVCTKRNGQLAAVTDTVGEDEEFVLKLINRPILVLHGDHGFVCYHRNSNMLDANRSTYDVFQIIFNDGAYQIKGLGGKFWYVASNGTVCSDGERSEDFFFEFCESSRVAIKGKNGKYLRGDQAGTLRADAETLHRATLWEY
- the FSCN2 gene encoding fascin-2 isoform X2; protein product: MAGGPIQFGLINCDNRYLTAESFGYKVNASAPSLKRKQIWTLEQDGDSSVVFLKSHLGRYLSADKDGKITCEAEKPGNDERFISITQSDGRWALQSEPHKRFFGGSEDKLSCFAQTITETELWTVHLAIHPQANLLSVSRRRYAHLSAQEDEISTDSNIPWGVDSLITLTFQNKKYCLRTCDNRYLRNDGTLVKEPDLRSGYTLEFKAGKLAFKDCDGKYLAPMGPTGTLKSGRSSKPGKDELFDLEESHPQVVFMASNGRYISVRQGVNISANQDEETHHETFQMQIDKETKKCIFHSHTGNYWTLVSHGGIQATATEVSANTMFDIEWRGRRVALKAGNGKYVCTKRNGQLAAVTDTVGEDEEFVLKLINRPILVLHGDHGFVCYHRNSNMLDANRSTYDVFQIIFNDGAYQIKGLGGKFWYVASNGTVCSDGERSEDFFFEFCESSRVAIKGKNGKYLRGDQAGTLRADAETLHRATLWEY